The Pecten maximus chromosome 6, xPecMax1.1, whole genome shotgun sequence DNA window CACGACAGATTTATACACCATCACAGACGATACGCAATAAACTTAGCTATTTCGGTAAACATCTAATATAATGATTGAAAATGAACCACAAACATTCCCATTATACACATTTCAGGCTATTACATAGTGGCAGGATAATTGGCAATTCACAGTGACTTGTATTTAATGGTATGTTGATGGTGTTTATAAACAACGAGGCGCGTATGGATACGCAATAACGCGTGAACAGTGTAGATTACACCCATTATGATAGATTGACTGATAACGCGAAAAAAAATAGTTCGAAAGTTTCTAAATTACATGATTGTTGTGTTACTACGACATTGTCAAGCCGAGCTCTAGTGTTTTCTTTTGACACTTATAGTATTTCTATATAATTAGGGAAAAGAAACACTCATATAGTCAAAATATTATAAGAAACGAGTTAAAGAAGTGGGTACTTAAACAATGAAGAGGCTGCATCGCTAACAGCGTATTCAATGCTTGTCACAAAAAGGCAGAAATTGGCACCCATGGTATAGAAGTATATCTGACTATATGTAACACTAgcaaacatataattataacagCGTCGTTAAATCTTTCAAAGCCAAATTTACGTACCAATTAAAGAGATGGAGTATGAGAGAATTTCTCCGGAtgtaattgattattttttcattttgaattcaAAGGATAAAAAAGAGAAGCTTTAACTTCTGGAGGGTAGTGATtgtgtaaaatatgtaacttttggtaaaaatgtttttaaaacatacaACAGTATATTCCTCTATTCACTCGACCATAATTGCTCTTTGTCGTGGATGAAACACATTTATTCTTTTACTTTGAAATATACgtcaaattgatatttaaaaaaaatgcatgtttatttgatttgatgTCAACACCACATGCaacatgcatataaaatgtaattattatgtaaaatttaaataaacaaaaacacatcaGTAAACATACACGAGTCATATACAGAGGGATCTTATACgtatatgtacaaatacacCGGATGTATTTATCGgctgtaaataaaatattactaTCAACTTCTTCTAGACGCGTGTCAGAAATATCGGTAAtcaagatgatgatgatgtgttgaTAATACTTTGTAAGACATTTTACCAGACGGTAAACAAAGCCCAAACTTATATAACATCGAAGTGTAATCCCAGACATCACACTGTGGCCCTAGAGCCAAGAACTAACATTGTTAGCatgtcaaaaatatatttacaaatataagtCTCATTCGTTGGAAAACCGTGAGaatttcataaacaaaaatatttttgggaAGAGTAACAGTACcgtaatttatatatttaaagcttaaacaagaaataactttcattttgaaaacacgACAAAAAGTTGATGTTCAGCAAACCCAATAATTAAGATGACCAAGCTTTGAGTGATGCAGCATATTTGTACTGGAGGTGTGCATGTGTTGTGTTATCAGACATGCTGGCCGGTATTCCATTGTTCCAGTATATCTAAGACAACTGGTACATACTCTGTACATGAGTAATCTCATAAATTGCAGCATCATCAACACCTCCAGATAAAAATTAGCTAACATAACACGCTGACATGCTTACATTCTGCAAATTAATAATTCTTAGCGATATTTATGTTCATTGTATGAAGACAGTCAAACGGGAATTCGGATATCAACggaatatgatttatttatcaCGAGAAATAATAAAAGTAGAAGTAACGCAAGTTCATCGACATTGCAAAAATCCTGTTCATATAAAGATAGGAAAACCCAGTAAAATAGGCaggaaaataaaaagaaaagaaaaaaaggtcaCAAGCGACTCAAATTCGGCAAAAGATAAGTTAGGTTTGTTTATTATTCCTATTAAAACACAGTAGAAACTCTGCGAGGTCTCCCACACACTAATCACCGCTTGTGAAAATGTACTGCATGATACAGTAGGTCTGTTGTTTGTGAATCTAGAGTAGGAATGGGAATATCTAAATAACCGCTGATAATCATAAAGTATCGTGGTCCCCCATAGAGCAGTAGTTAAttagtatgtttatatataaaacacatgttatttaattttgataaagatTCCGAGTTTATCATTTGGTAGATAAACATAGTTCTCCACACATGGGATATTTTTCTGTCAGGAACTTACTACAGCGTATTCTAAAGCGTACTATGTGACTTTTTATTTAAGTCTGTGAAAATCAGCTATTATGCCTCATGTGGTTCAAAGTTAAATATTCATCACTCTCACAGCAGTTCATTGATTAAAGCGGTCtaattgtatttcaaaaatatatgttatggtTTATGGGAAAAACATCTTTGTTAGAAAGTACATGAAAAAAACAGTATCAcgtaaaataatttaaaaaaaaaactaaaaaaaatgctTGCTGAGATATATAAATCTCGATATTACAATTTCgttgaattaattaattaattaattaattacaaacaaacaaatatctttcacaaaaattatttaataatataacATTGTCCACTGCTTCGGTATAAGATTGATGaggaataatgaaaaatataagaAGGAAATTAATCACCCAACGGTAAATTATTGCTGACTTCATAATGTCTCATTTTATACCTCGtgttacaaaattatatttaaaatatttatttaacaaaccAATAATGggttatttttaaatcatcttCAAAAATTTACATGGAAGCAACATTCGTCAGTGTAGACACAGCTGCTAGTGGAAAAGATAGCGAAACAAAGCACATCATGACTGGTATCTTTTACCTCCAACGATTTCAATTCACATaatctaaattttaaaatggCAACTGAATTTCTCCTATCGCCAGAATGTTAAAACTTCTCACGAGTATAGCTGTATGACAGATGGTGCCAAGCATTTGGTATCAGACTTTGGTATGCGTCTAGGAGGCAATGACATGCTAAGATAATTCGTGACATCTTTATTCGACCGTAAACACTTTCTGTTGAAAGGGAAGGTCTGTGTTTCTAGGGGAATAATCTTTAATGTGATAAGATACTTGtgtcaaatattgaaatatatatgtgtaccctATGCACTATAAAATGCACCATGTGGTGCTTGGGTTAACGTTAGGCAGACCTGTACTTTTTCAAGCATTCTAACATTGCAGAATGAATGTGTATATATTCCTGTAATACATCAAAGATCCTCAGTGATTGCAGCTCAGGTTGGAATATATGATAAGAACATCTATGCTTTGTGTTCAAGTTTGAAACTGATTTGTTTGTGATCAGTTTCCTGCGTGTTCCAGTTTTTACTACACAAAACCTTATCATTTCTCTCAGATTTATACACAACAATACTACCTTAACTATATCGTAACAACGTAACAAGGTTACTATATTAGACAATTAGAAAGTATTGTCATCAACATATTTATAAAGAACTGCGTCTCCACGAAGTTTTGGCGAaaatctaaaaacaaaacaacagaaacGTATTTCAAATATCTACTCCTAACGAACATAACGTAACATAAAAATGCATTTTACTATTCAACGTTgctaaatataaacaacaagGCATTCCACACGTGCTCATACTAGTCTCCATCCCTAGAATCGCCTGTTGATGAAGACAATAagattcttatattttcatgTGTCTGGTGTCTAAGCAATTAACTTTAAGTACGATAAGCTGATAGAGGAATGTGTCTGGCAGATTCATTACAGAAAGAAATTGTAGATAGTGTATGTATCGATAGTCTGACAATGTGAAGAATTCTAACAAGTAGACATTACGATAATCTGCATTCTTATTTCAACTTAACGTTATGTATTGAGTAAAtactttcttttaaatattgtgattttgtatTTCATTCGCGTTCATACAGACCGTGCCCCCTTTATACACATTGCAGTTTGAATTTCTGTTGGCATGATCTACATTAAATAGCAACTTATAATGAATTATCAATTAAAGAATTGAGATTTTGATGTGTGCACTTGCCTCTAAACGTGTACTGATCTTACGAAAACCTCTGGTTTTTAGTATTTTTTGGCTTTTAGTTCCACTGATGTCTTCTGATTTACTTTACGCACTGCAATAAAATGTCCATCGGCTTGCTGATATTTTTATGAACATTTTCAACTCTATCATTATAGGGCCTTCTTAGTTCATTTCACCAGATCCTGTACCTCTTGTTTACAAATTTACGCGTCCAGTGTGAAATCACACCGTaatctataaaatacatgttgTAAACACATGTAGCATGACGTGAAAAGAGGCGATAACATTGCTTCTTGTTGCATCTTTTCCCCTTTGCTATATCTGTCATGTTCTGCTCTTGATGGCCTAAATATGCTGACAGTGACTTGAAGGGTAAACTTCATGCCTTTAATGTTTTACCGTTACAGTTGGTGATTGACAAGGCAAAGCCTCTTGTCCGATTTGGAATGATGCACCTGATGGCCACTAACTTGTGCGTTGTCATCGTTACTGCAATCACGGAAACAGCCGAAGATTACCGACAGGATTACTTCAACAACCTGTTGAAATACCAAGAACTCAACAATATAACACCAAGTAAGCTATACCGAACTTTTTAATTTCTTGTTATTTCTGGCTCAGCCATCACGTTTTACTGACAAACTAtgctacattatatacaaaaatgtaactgtaattattttgtttatttttatcaatattgttcAATCTGAAACGACAGAaagtaaacaaaagaaaatatttaagaacTGTTAAAATTTATTACAAGAGACTTATGGTTGATTTTAACTATGACGTCTCGATTTACCTTGTGACGATTAACTATTAACTAACCACGTTTTCTTTACTTGTAGAGGATAATATTACTGGAAGCTGCTACAGACAGGAGACACTCGCCCGATCTGCCTCTCCCTACCTCTTCCCCAGTCTTATCATCTACAGTATCATCGCAGCTGGCATCATCTACCGCCTCTACCAGTACATCGGCGTCAGGATCAAGCAGAGGTGGCCCAGTCATACCTCTCTGACCAGCTCTGTACCGGCAGGGGCCGCTGCGATCGACTGTGAAAAGGCCAACAAGGGACTGTTCCTAGGTCTCCTGGTGGCCGTCCTCACTCTCATCGCCATGGCAATCTTCTTTGTGTTCGACACGAGGGTAGAATCACCTGATAACGCAATTAAAGTCTTCTTCACCACAGAGATCATCCTGATGGTCATCACAAGTGTCGGCATTGTCTGGGGATACATGCGTCTGTCAATCCTGAAGTTCCTCAAGACCATCTTCTTCTCAGTTGATTCGGTATTGTTGCTTGTGGCGCTATCAGGGTCTTACATCTACCTGTGTTTTACACTGATCTCTGTTTTCTCCTTCTGCTCCGAAATGGGGACGGATACCATCAAAGGTATCCTCAGCCTTGTCACGATCGCCCTAGCCATTTGCCAGATCACTCTTCAGACCGTCTTCATCCTCGATGGCCTCTGTCGTTGTGCTGAGAATGACGAACAGATGATGGCCAAGCCCGGTCGGGCGGTCGTTACCTTCCTTCTCATCTGTAACCTTGCCATGTGGATTGTCAGTATGTTCGAGATGAAGAAGACAAAGGTGGTCGAAATGCATGAAAATTTCTACGGAATTCTGGCATGGAATATCATCAACCATCTTTGTGTTCCTCTACTTATCTTCTTTAGGTTTCATTCAGCCATCTGTCTATCCAAAATATGGTACAATGCCTACCAGAAGGAAAAGATACCATAAAGCCTTAATATGTGGAACCTTGGATTATTTTTGACAATCCTTGTCTTGTGAGAATATCAGGCAGCTCTACAACTGTTGATTGGAATATCTCTTATAGACCACTCGTGTTGTGGTGGCGTGTATTTCCAAAAAGCAGGGATCAAAATGAAATGTGGAATCCATAATCCCCAACTGCCTTTTGAGATTAAGAACTTCAACAATAAGCACAACTGTATCATATGTATTGTCAAAGTTGTGCTTGTGAATGTCTTCACACGTGAATTTTCGCTAATGACACTTTGTGTTACACAAGTGATGTGACGCCTAATGGGTGCAATGACGTCTGTGTTGCAATGCTCAACAATTTTGGATGTATTATTCAGTATAAAATAATTTATGCATAAACGACTGTTTCCACAGGTCGCTTAAGGCAACGTGGAattatgggatatatatatacggaGGATTATGAACGGTGCAACATTGGGGAATCTCAGAATGTTCGAACTACAATTTACCTTGTAGATTTGTTCGAAGTGAAAAGCAACTCCAGACACGTGGATATGGATTTTATGCTGTTTCCGTTGTATGAAAAACGTATTGGACCTACAAAGGATTTTAAATGCTGTTGAGATGCATTATTTCCATAGCACAAATGATTCTTAAGGGATTACGTGTTTCGCCATGAAGATATGGACGAATGCTGTAGATATCGTGGTGATGAAGTGTTGATCAACATCTAGCCAATGTCGTTACGATAATGTCGTCACAACATGGACATTTCGTGTCAATATACGAATGTGTCAATGAAATATTGTAGGAATACTTTATAATGATTGTCACGTGTCCATTCTGTGGCATTGTGACGTCAATACGTTCTGCTTTAGACGGTTTATCgacatatatttacacatatttgccATTTCTGACATTGTGTTCACAAATTATTGACAATGTGCTCACACATTGTTGACATTGTGTTCACACATTGTTGACTTTGTGCTCACACTTTGTTGACATTGTGCTCACACATTTTAACACTGTGTTCACACATTGTTGACGTTGTGCTCACACTTTGTTGAAATTGTGCTTGCATATAGTTGGCATTGTGCTTACACATTTTAACACTGTGTTCACATATTGTTGACATTGTGCTCACACATTGTTGACGTTGTACTCACACATTGTTAACATTGTGTTCACACATTGTTGACTTTGTGCTCACACATTGTTGACGTTGTGCTCACACATTGTGAACATGGTTGTAGGGACCAGGTGTAATATCCGTCGTCTGATTAATTCACCAGCACACAGATCACATCCTCTCTTCAGAAAAGTAGGAATTTAAGTCTTAAAATGCTTCATATGTCATTGTGCGTGTGTGTATTATACGAATGCATTTGTCTCCGTTCGGATGCAAGTTGAAtcagaatatatttatatttatttctaacTTATCcctaattgatatattttagaactgaatattttcaaaatctttGATATCGATATTGATAAGAGAGACTACCGAACACGTTGAAtaagtgtatattatataaggaaaaataaacaaattgagGACAAGATTGTCTTTTCATTAAATCTCGAGACTGCAATGATTTCCAATTGATAACATTTCTTTATCAACTAATATTGCGTTTTTTTCATCTAATTTCTGAAAGTAATTCATATTGTCGAAACCTTTTgcaattttttctttaaataacttGCTCGCGGATATTTTATCCTTACTAATGAGACACCAGGTACGTAATGTTTTCGTTACACACCTGAAAAAAGTAGTTGTATTCAAGACCCACGGGGTAAATATCCATGTGGATAAATACCTcgtaaaatgataattatttatacaaatcTTTCAAGTGATATGAAGCTCTGGAGGTATCtttgataatgatttttatCACAAAGAAGTCATGTTCATAAGAGCGTTTATCGATTATCGATTACTAGGGTAGAATATAAATTTACTTCATTTCGGTTTCATTCTGTTCTATTCATTTCAGCATActgtatattttgaaatattcgcggggatttaatttcgctacATTCTTTCTTTAGATATATCGCGAAATTAAGATACAAGgcaaaattagaattaacataAAAACAGAGAAGTGTTTGCTACATAATGTTTACAAGGCATGATTGTGCGAAATATAATATCCGCGAACTAACTAGCTTCGACTGGCATAACCGCGAAAAAAGCTCTGCgaattttaacaaatatacagtatGCTGAAAAAACCGTGAAAGATTCCATGTCTAAATTCATCTTTGTAGTATCAACCCATCATGTGTAATTCATGATATGACGTCGAGGGACCTACAGTTCCGACAAATCTGGAAGATCTGGAATTACTGCTTGtctcttttctttttctttttctttttgagTGCTATATGTTCCTTGTACCTTGGGATCAATTTGTCCTACAAACTTGGTTTTATCGTAATTCGTTAAAAGTCTCAATTTTCACTCGTTAATGTGTATGCATTATTGTACATAACAATAgatcattaatttatttattgaatagACATAGAAAACGTCCAGGACGTGCcttaaataattaatatcatcATATTAATTTAGTTGtcataattaattaatgatttgATATCCAGTATGTTTTTACtaattgaaaacaattatttcatCTTATAACTGGAATCTATCTCTTTACATATGATAATCTGGTAAcaacatctgtatatatttgttaagTACAGCAAATAACAGCATGAAATAGTTGGGTTCCCAATCCACAACTAGACCATTGATATCGGATGTTTGGGaattgagaaaaagaaaatatctgtATTAATGAATTTGTTTATTTGCTGGGCTTATCGTCCCGTGAACAGAGTCATTTCAAGACAGTGCCtccctgtagtagttggtgattaTCTCATTAAATGATATGGAGACCCGTCgtatgccatccagagcaattacaGTAAAATGTCTTGCTCAAGGACACAAACACGACACTACCGACCGGTTCGGTTCTCAGAATCCTTATAAACACAAACCGGCatgggtagggagcgtcgaatgGATCTTGACTTGGACTTGAGTGTGACTCTGTATTCGGACCGGATTACCGAATCTGCATTGTTTATGATTCGAATTATAGAAATTTTCAAAGTATGAATGTTCAATGAAAATTACTTTGATTTGGTGCTATACTTGTCGCATATAAGGATTTTTTCTTCATGTCCTGGCAAGATATCTCTCAAAATATTGGTATTCCAAGACGaggtattttgatatatatttatatatatttacatataaaacatttataggtatatatttatgtacatttgtattgtacatacattaatAGATGTAGAACAGTCCGTCTTACCTCTGTTGTCCAATGTAAGGATCCCTTTTTCCGTTAGGTGAACTGTTTTCAAATCAAGCATTTAAATGAAGTCATAAAACGTAACGGCATATGAAACTAGATGTACAATGGACTACATTCAAAGCAGTGTTTTGTGGTTTCTTGATTACAGAACCCacgttttgtatttttgtatgacaGCGAATATCGCTTACCTGTAAAATCACaggttttgtatgtttttgtaatttgtaattttttcaTATACGAATGAGAAACTATCACGTAAAAAAGCATTTCACAAAAGTTCTTCAAGctatattttcatatcaattgCTAAGCGTTTAGAATTGACATTTTATGCCATCGAGTGATGTTTCCTGTTTTGATAATTGCTTTCTGTGTTTTTCTTTGATAGAACCATGATGATTTTTAAAGGACAAAGATTTAAAATAGTATTTCCTGGAGACATAATCTCTTATACCTTCTTAAGAGATCCTTATGGAAAATAGTCTATGCAACTTTGAACATTGGCACAAAAGGGgcaatattgtaaaatatgtatgttatgtgtaattatgaaaaaatatgCATAGGTAGACTTTTTgtagaaataaagtatttatacCATAGACGTGGTTTTAATTTGTATGTTATAACTATGATACTGTATGCTTCCTTGATATGCATTTGTAAGTCCCTTACTGATAAAACCGAAGGGACTATAAGTTTCCTCTTCGTCCGCCTTGTACATACGTATGTACGTTACGCCAAAATTTGTCATCGatctagcggcttcattccttgaggacTTTTGATAAAACGGACAAGttggaagtttttttttgtttttttttccaaagacaaggtcactgttactatttttagcgagGCCGGTAGGGGAGAGAATGCTAAACTAAGATAAGCGTTAACATATGCACGTGTATTTATATCTCTTCAAAATATGACGgacaagttaaaaaaaaaaaaagttcctgAGATATCACAGAAGTGgataaaaataatcaatgaaTTCTAGGACAAAAATATGAACATGTACTCGCCGAAATAAAAGTGTAGAAACACACGACAGTGTGATCCGAAATAGcattttgaaaactga harbors:
- the LOC117329734 gene encoding proton channel OtopLc-like isoform X1; protein product: MRRSGVYIVNEPAEDPPSAENGGPDHVYLNKMSEEGENGMGEEMMNDTVGLPVEASTPTPKKSKRIRLPSVYRSSLVKLLCGLYALIIVVLGIVFSTATSLTARERHHQFYLEVFLVYLYVFSLGLLIYFQLGLLSGVKVKNNYYEPNIRISVRNDGSIHKSPTASPYPTRAADAGANRSEEVQPLDQSKAEQVSVGSFHSHMELPSPGGVAHAGEGINFYLRLGALAFACGSVILDGFHIATYFETQMTEECKSPIFIFVYVMHLLFTFVQTFFLFKNHKLVIDKAKPLVRFGMMHLMATNLCVVIVTAITETAEDYRQDYFNNLLKYQELNNITPKDNITGSCYRQETLARSASPYLFPSLIIYSIIAAGIIYRLYQYIGVRIKQRWPSHTSLTSSVPAGAAAIDCEKANKGLFLGLLVAVLTLIAMAIFFVFDTRVESPDNAIKVFFTTEIILMVITSVGIVWGYMRLSILKFLKTIFFSVDSVLLLVALSGSYIYLCFTLISVFSFCSEMGTDTIKGILSLVTIALAICQITLQTVFILDGLCRCAENDEQMMAKPGRAVVTFLLICNLAMWIVSMFEMKKTKVVEMHENFYGILAWNIINHLCVPLLIFFRFHSAICLSKIWYNAYQKEKIP
- the LOC117329734 gene encoding proton channel OtopLc-like isoform X2, whose amino-acid sequence is MMRFWFEHRNTAPSSLVKLLCGLYALIIVVLGIVFSTATSLTARERHHQFYLEVFLVYLYVFSLGLLIYFQLGLLSGVKVKNNYYEPNIRISVRNDGSIHKSPTASPYPTRAADAGANRSEEVQPLDQSKAEQVSVGSFHSHMELPSPGGVAHAGEGINFYLRLGALAFACGSVILDGFHIATYFETQMTEECKSPIFIFVYVMHLLFTFVQTFFLFKNHKLVIDKAKPLVRFGMMHLMATNLCVVIVTAITETAEDYRQDYFNNLLKYQELNNITPKDNITGSCYRQETLARSASPYLFPSLIIYSIIAAGIIYRLYQYIGVRIKQRWPSHTSLTSSVPAGAAAIDCEKANKGLFLGLLVAVLTLIAMAIFFVFDTRVESPDNAIKVFFTTEIILMVITSVGIVWGYMRLSILKFLKTIFFSVDSVLLLVALSGSYIYLCFTLISVFSFCSEMGTDTIKGILSLVTIALAICQITLQTVFILDGLCRCAENDEQMMAKPGRAVVTFLLICNLAMWIVSMFEMKKTKVVEMHENFYGILAWNIINHLCVPLLIFFRFHSAICLSKIWYNAYQKEKIP